A region of the Nothobranchius furzeri strain GRZ-AD chromosome 13, NfurGRZ-RIMD1, whole genome shotgun sequence genome:
ACAATGCTGTGTGTCAGGAAACAAACGTTTCCACTCAgtgtgaaaaagacaaaaaagtggAGTCAAAACAGGTCAGCTCTGATAAAAAGGAACCAGAACTATTACTGTAGTATTAATGAAACATTCCACTCCATTTCCCTGTTTCTCTTTTATTTCACAGATTTTAAATGAGCTTAAGAAAGTCAAGTTTTCCCGCAACGGTTATCCTGTGTCGTTTGATGCTAACGGGGATTCTGTAGCTTTTTATGAGCTGGTCAACTGGCAGaagagtgagagtggagttattgAGCTGGTAACAGTAGGGTACTATGATGCATCACTGCCTAAAGAACAGGAGTTGCAATTCAACAAGAAAATAACCTGGATGCATGGTGGCACACAAGTAAGGAGCAAAAATATAGTTATGCATGTGTTACATGAACTCATGAATACAATTAATTAATTTAACAGGTCCCAGTTTCAGTGTGTTCTGAGAGTTGTCCTCCAGGAAGTCGTAAAGTCCTGCAGAAAGGAAAACCCATCTGCTGCTATGATTGTATAACATGTCCTGAAGGAGAGATTAGTAACACAACAGGTAAAGTAAAATGGTTAATTTTATCAAAAGTATTAAATATACCGTTGCTAACAGATATTTCTTGCAGATTCTCCAGACTGTTCCCCGTGTCCCAGTGAATTGTGGCCTAATGCACAAAGAGACGCTTGTTTCCCCAAACCTGTGGAGTTTCTTTCCTATGATGAAGTCCTGGCAATCATCCTGGCTGCATTCTCTGTTAGTGGGGCCTGTCTGGCCATCATAACAGCAGCTATTTTCTTTCATCACAGAACAACTCCAATTGTCAGAGCCAACAACTCTGAGctgagcttcctgctgctcttctctCTGACTCTGTGTTTCTTATGTTCATTAACTTTCATCGGAGCTCCCTCTGATTGGTCCTGCATGCTGCGACACACAGCGTTTGGTGTCATCTTTGTTCTCTGTATCTCCTGTGTTCTTGGCAAAACTGTAGTGGTTTTAATGGCCTTTAAAGCTACACTTCCAGGTAGTAATGTCATGAAATGGTTTGGGCCTCCACAACAAAGAATGACTGTGGTCTGTTTTACATTTGTTCAAGTACTGATATGTACTGTGTGGTTGTTACTCAGCCCTCCCTACCCAATGAAGAATCTGAGCACATACAAGGAGAAGATCATCCTGGAATGTGCATTAGGTTCTGCTGTTGGGTTCTGGGCTGTGCTCGGGTACATTGGCCTgctggctgttttctgctttgtgttagctgttctagctcggaaactacctgataattttaatgaagccaagctgataaccttcagcatgctgatattctgtgcagtgtggctcaccttcatcCCAGCATATGTCAGCTCTCCTGGAAAATTTACTGTAGCTGTGGAGATATTTGCTATTCTGGCCTCCAGTTTTGGACTGATTCTGTGTATATTTGCTCCAAAGTGTCTCATCATCTTATTTCAGCCTGAGAAGAACTGCAAAAAATCTTTATTGGACAAAACTAAATGCAAAGAATAAAAGGTTTTAAATCATCTGGGGAGATGAATATGACTgcaactaaaataaacttgacactACTAACTTTTGATGCCATGTTTCAGAAACTCGTCCACTGTTTAAACATTCATTGAGAGATTTGGTCTTCATGCTGTACAAGTTCAACTTTTTTATGCCGTCATATTATTGAGAAAGAGAGCTCCTATTAGTATCTCCCAAAATTCTGTCCACCACCTGATGGATGCAGATACCTTTGAATTTACTGtgggaataaaaaataaataaataaataaataaaaatgttaaatatgTTTTCcctcatttgtctaaaaactagggatgagcaagtacaccactatctgtatctgttcaaccaactaaattatctgtatcagtactcggaatgggcgtggcataacccggaagtgggcgtagtttaaccggaagtgggtgtggtttacatcaatatattattttaagtctgaaattgatatcgaATGAtcggaagttgatatgtgtattgttcatttgaaaactatttacagagcagcctcagaattgagattaaatatttttgatcacaatagtaaaggaactattacagaacaagtgtttcaataaaattagaacattaatatttaagtgcatggattaatgcatctgaactcatgcagtaggaactaagaAATGTGAAAAGCTaggaccagacacaactttatgtatattttttattttaatttgattaaacagattttttttcttaacgttcttggcattttgccacacaaagttaaacaaaacaatgttgatttaggtgtgtgtgtctgagagagatagagagggtgagagggagagagatggagtaaaaaaaataaaaaacccgaccggagtggaggtagtgagtgactgatgcagcacgtcggctctgtcttgtcaaatgcaccatgtaagttacgaaaaaagttactttaaatattcaaccgaaaaagaggcgagctgaagaaaacctagggaaaactgaagaaacgtgagcaacagtgaagcaatcaaagcgagatccgttactgtctgtgtgtgtgtggatgaaccGGACGGacagcgctcccggccggctagagagttttgtgtgtagggaggggcgggcgctctatgtgactggccaatcacagagcgtgaagacagtcagttacccaatgaggattttccttcagcacgattacagatatttacgaggtttactcgtctcatgctcgtatttgtcaaaaatgctttatccgtaccggatactcatctgaaacgagtatccagcTCATCCCTAGTAAAAACCTCAGCTAAATAAGTTTCAGACCAAAGGCAACCACTGGACCATCTAGTTGTCGATCTCGTTGAACTGCTGCACTTCTgttcttccctgggtcctccactcattacacactcacacatttgataacagaacaccactggtgtgtgagTGTctttgctcaataatatcagagaaggagaaatagtcggctgctaccacttcaactttaggaaaaACCACCAGAGTCTCCACCcaaaaaaacatttgaagtcaagacgtttggacctagaaaatggcgactaGTATTCAGTGCTCTCTCGTTCCTTCTGGTAACACAGGTTTTGGGTTCTGAGAGAAGCGGATCAGGAAAGATGCCAGAGTGAAGgggtgaatgtttcatgatttacTACAGAAGCTTTAACAATTTACCTGGGTCAAAAATTTGAATATAGAAGCTGTCTGAGTGACATGTTCTCAAATCTAGCGgtataacgcccgcatcactgcagacacagcaccaatccacctatcaatctcccGATCCATGTTTCCCCCATTCGTGTACATGAGCCCGAGATACACCCCCCACCTGGGGCAGGACCTTAACCCTGACCTGGAAGAATGCATTCTACCATTtcacgactcaagaccatggactTGGATTTGGAGAAccagattctcatcccagctgtgcCACgtttggctgcgaaccgctccagcgaaaggtaGAGTTCACGGTCCAGAATAGGACCATAAGAATAAAACTAGTGTGTGCGAGTTAAATAAATATTGTTTCTGATGCTCAGGGAGGATTTTAAAACACAAAAGTTAGACACAAATAGACGCAGAGGAAATCTTGTCCAAATAACATCAAAGGCGTAACTAAAGATAGCAGATGAAGGTTGTCTTgtcttccggaactgcgctgctctgggtggctgcatgttggagtagctctgttgactatatgtaagtttagcctttttgggatattttttcttctagtttctcaagaaaaactgttgttgtttttttttattgttttttattttttttggacactttacttttctgtttctggtgctgtgaagcttagaggattttactgcaattttttcacttttttcactttttgagcatttgttatgatgcgtaaccatggtaacaagctgatttgcaatcgggagcagctgattaacattgggaaggttgaaataatacctcaactgaagccacaaatcccaaatgagttaaaacgctaaaatgcaagaagcgtgggcacagagcgggagcaaaacggagacagagaaagcggaaattcaaaccatctcttccatcgatcataatgggcaatgataaatcaggtgctggtcagcatcagaagcagggacctgaaaaggctcagcagcctaataaaaaaggctggttctgttctggggacgactgtggaaccactggaggagataatgtaaagaaggattctccagagaatcaagaaaattatggacaaccctgagcgttctcttcacaagactgttcgacaacggaagagtgtcttcagtcagaggcttcttcagttttgctgcaacactgaccgctactggagatccttcctgccaacagccattgtaatatacaacaactctttgacgactcGATTATTACTAttgttctgagctactacagcaatcaatttccctctgggattaataaaatattacTGAATTGAATTGTTTGTGTGGAACAATCCCTTGATACTCAGTGGAAGTTCAGAAAGTAATAAAAACCACTTGCACCTGCTAAAAATACACATGAGGAATGGAGATCAGGTCTGTATTCATTGGTGTGCAATTAGTACTGGGTTTGTTTGAAGTGATGGTGGATCCTCTGGATAGTCTGAAACGAGTGGTCGAGCCTTTAGATGCTCTCACTGGTGATGGTGTTCCCACAGAGGCTTCATCTATAACATGCAATCTGCAGGGTGCCCCGCGTTTACCTGTGTTCTCACTGGATGGGGACCTTGTTTTAGGAGGTTCTCTTCTCCTTCACAACAATGTGAAAACAAAGGTTTATAACTACAGCACCAAGCCGGAGCCTCCAAGTTGCACAGGCAGGTTAGTAAGACTGGGGCTGGCTAAATGGGTTCTTAAATGACGGGAAATGGCTTTGTTTGAAAGTTGGCTGTGATCTTATGGAAATATGATAAAGATTATGATTATTTTTTGAAAAGACTGAACAAGTTGGAAATTCATCTGAAATCTTTATCACCAAGAAAAAACAAAGTTACTTGAgtggttttaattataaaaaagcagaagcattttttttctttgttttttattcaaTACAATTAAATTCTGTACAAACACAGCTGAGGCTCTCATTTAGGGTgagtaaatttttttttattcaaatgaaCTCATCAAGTGTCCAATAACCTTTAGTGTTTGTATATGAGCTACATAGTATGTTGGTTAATTTAAAATTGTTATTATTCTTTGTAGTAATCCAACTGTCAAATATGTTGTGATTTATCCTGTGCAGTCTCAGTGCCGAGGACCTGCGTTATTCTCGAGCAATGATCTTTGCTATCGAGGAGATCAACAACAGCACAGAGCTGCTTCCAGGCATCAAACTTGGATATCAGATCCATGATACTTGTGCGTCAGTGCTTGTAGCAGCTCATGCGGCCTTTCAGCTAATAAATGGGCAGGATCCTGTGTTTCACAAAGGCAGCAACTGTTCTCGATCTGGTTTGGTGATGGGTGTTGTTGGAGACTCTTCATCTTCAGCATCCATCAGTATATCACGCATCATCGGGTCCTTCAATGTGCCTCTGGTAAGCAGTCTGCATTTACGGAGAGGTGAAGTCTCTACGTGTGTGTTCACAACATTTTTCGCCTTTTAACTCATTACAAATGTAATAGTTTGAATTTGatacaaagaagaaaaaaagatgcTGATATTACATAGAATTCAAATTAATTTTAGGAAACCAATGTAATTTTCTTATTTTAGGTCAGCTTCTTTGCCACATGTGCCTGTCTGTCAGACAAGCAGCAGTTCCCAACGTTTTTCCGAACAATTCCCAGTGACCAGTTCCAGGCTGATGCACTGGCCAAGCTGGTGAAACACTTTGGCTGGACTTGGATAGGAGCTGTCCGCTCTGACTCAGATTATGGAAATTATGGGATGGCGTCTTTTCTTGCAGCAGCTCAAAGAGAGGGAATCTGTGTGGAATATTCTGTATCCTTACTCCGAACCGACCCGCTCAGCAGGATCCAGAGAGTAGCTGATGTCATTCGCAGGTTTCTACGATTTTCACTGTGTGTTAGTTTTGAAGTGAATCCACTGCACTGACATTATAAGGACAATTATagtagattttttttatctgaaatAATAAAGTGTTTGTATTCATATACAGTACTCGGGAAACTAGAAGAACTGATACTCATATGTGAATGTGATTGTTTATGGGTTGCGCTTTGAAATTATATTATTATACAGCAATACCCAAAAAATTATCTCTTTTTTTCATAAAAAGGGGAATACTCAAATCAACACCACGTTTCTACAGTGCTTTTATTATGTTTTTAGACTTTCTAAAGGCATTTAAAGCACAGTTACAGCACTTTTATTAGGATGGTTTTGTATATTTTATTATCATTTGTTACTTTAAGGATGTGAGACTGTTAATAGAAAGTGGTACATTTTGAAAATACATTTCAATAAATTACGTTTGAAAATATGAAAATCACTTTACTAAAACGTCTCTGCAGGTCAACAGCGATGGTTGTTGTGGCATTCACAGCTTCTGGTGACTTGAAGGCTCTGTTAGAGGTGCTGGCCAGGGATCCTCCACCGCCTCGTCAGTGGGTAGGAAGTGAGGGATGGATAACTGACCCGTATCTGATGAGGTACAGTTTCTGTGCAGGAGCCATCGGAGTTGCCATTCAACGATCTGTCATCCCAGGTCTGAGAGACTTCCTGCTGGATCTTTCTCCCACTGAAGTAGCTGCCTCCTCAGTGCTGACTGAGTTCTGGGAAGATGCGTTCAACTGCACACTGCAAAAAAGTCAGAGATTTTGTAAATATTAGTTACACACTTAAAATTGTATTGACATATTCAGCAGTCTCTGAGAAAGAGACTTCTATTTTTATTCTATTAGTGATCCAGTTTTGGACTTTCAACATTTTGTCTTTAGATGCTGCTCCACAAAATAGAGAATGTGATGGAAGTGAAGACTTAAAAATGCTCAAAAGCCCGTACACCGATACATCTCAGTTAAGAATAACCAACATGGTGTACAAGGCTGTGTATGCAATGGCTCATGCCATTCACAATGCAATGTGCCAACCCAACAACTTTACCACAAAGTGTGAGAAAGACATAAAGTTGGAGCTCAAACAGGTCAGCTCACaaaaacacaaacctacctcctgTCGCTTAAATGAGTTGTTTTAGCTTCCTTTTTCCTCTTTGTGACTGTTACTTCTCAGGTTTTACCTCAACTACAGAAAGTCAACTTCTCCAGAAACGGTTATCCTGTGTCTTTTGATGCTAACGGGGATTCTGTAGCTTTTTATGAGCTGGTCAACTGGCAGaagagtgagagtggagttattgAGCTGGTAACAGTAGGGTACTATGATGCATCACTGCCTAAAGGACAGGAGTTTCATATCAGCAGGAACATAACCTGGATGGATGGTGGCACACAAGTAAGGAGCAAAAATATAGTTATGCATGTGTTACATGAACTCATGAATACAATTCATTAATTTAACAGGTCCCAGTTTCAGTGTGCTCTGAGAGTTGTCCTCCAGGAAGTCGTAAAGTCCTGCAGAAAGGAAAACCCATCTGCTGCTATGATTGTATACCATGTCCTGAAGGAGAGATTAGTAACACGACAGGTAAAGTAAAATGGTTAATTTTATCAAAAGTATTAAATATACCGTTGCTAACAGATATTTCTTGCAGATTCTCCAGACTGTTTCCCGTGTCCCAGTGAATCGTGGCCTAATGCACAAAGAGACGCTTGTTTCCCCAAACCTGTGGAGTTTCTTTCCTATGATGAAGTCCTGGCAATCATCCTGGCTGCATTCTCTATTAGTGGGACCTGTCTGGCCATCATAACAGCAGCTATTTTCTTTCATCACAGAACAACTCCAATTGTCAGAGCCAACAACTCTGAGctgagcttcctgctgctcttctctCTGACTCTGTGTTTCTTATGTTCATTAACTTTCATCGGAGCTCCCTCTGATTGGTCCTGCATGCTGCGACACACAGCGTTTGGTATCACCTTTGTTCTCTGTATCTCCTGTGTTCTTGGCAAAACTGTAGTGGTTTTAATGGCCTTTAAAGCTACACTTCCAGGTAGTAATGTCATGAAATGGTTTGGGCCTCCACAGCAAAGAATGACTGTAGTGCTATTTACATTCATACAAGTTCTAATCTGTACTCTGTGGCTGTTACTCAGCCCTCCATTCCCAATGAAGAATCTGAGCACATACAAGGAGAAGATCATCCTGGAATGTGCATTAGGTTCTGCTGTTGGGTTCTGGGCTGTGCTCGGGTACATTGGCCTgctggctgttttctgctttgtgttagctgttctagctcggaaactacctgataattttaatgaagccaagctgataaccttcagcatgctgatattctgtgcagtgtggctcaccttcatcCCAGCATATGTCAGCTCTCCTGGAAAATTCACTGTAGCTGTGGAGATATTTGCTATTCTGGCCTCCAGTTTTGGACTGATTCTGTGTATATTTGTTCCAAAGTGTTTCATCATCTTATTTCAGCCTgagaaaaactgcaaaaaatctttATTGGACAAAActaaatgcaaaaaataaaaggttttaaatCATCTGGGGAGATGAATATGACTgcaactaaaataaacttgacactACTAACTTTTGATGCCATGTTTCAGAAACTCGTCCACTGTTTAAACATTCATTGAGAGATTTGGTCTTCATGCTGTAACTACAAGTTCAACTTTTTTGTGCCGTCATATTATTGAGAAAGAGAGCTCCTATTATTATCTCCCAAAATTCTGTCCACCACCTGATGGATGCAGATACCTTTGAATTTACTGtgggaataaaaaataaataaatagataaaaatgtaaaatatgttttctctcatttgtctaaaaacctcaagtTTCAGACCAAAGGCAACCACTGGACCATCTAGTTGTCGATCTCGTTGAACTGCTGCACTTCCGTAATTCccagggtcctccactcattacacactcatacATTTgataacagaacaccactggtgtgatagTGTctttgctcaataatatcagagaaggagaaatagtcggctgctaccacttcaactttaggaaaaCCCACCAGAGTCCCCACCcaaaaaaacatttgaagtcaagacgtttggacctagaaaatggcgactaGTATTCAGTGCTCTCTCGTTCCTTCTGGTAACACAGGTTTTGGGATATGGGAGAAGCGGATCAGGAAAGATGCCAGAGTGAAGgggtgaatgtttcatgatttacTACAGAAGCTTTAACAATTTACCTGGGTCAAAAATTTGAATATAGAAGCTGTCTGAGTGACATGTTCTCACATCTAGCCgtataacgcccgcatcactgcagacgcagcaccaatccacctatcaatctcccGATCCATGTTTCCCCCATTCGTGTACATGAGCCCAAGATACACcccccacttggggcaggaccttaaCACTGACCTGGAAGAATGCATTTTACTATTtcacgactcaagaccatggactTGGATTTGGAgaaactgattctcatcccagctgtgcCACgtttggctgcgaaccgctccagcgaaaggtaGAGTTCACGGTCCAGAATATGTCCATAAGAATACAACTAGTGTGTGCGAGTTAAATAAATATTGTTTCTGAAGCTCAGGGAGGATTTTAAAACACAAAAGTTAGACACAAATAGACGCAGAGGAAATCTTGTCCAAATAACAAAGGCGTAACTAAAGATAGCCGATCAAGGTTgtcttccggaactgcgctgctgtgggtggctgcatgttggagtagctctgttgactatatgtaagttttgccttttttgggacattttttcttctagtttctcaagaaaaactgtattttttttagacactttacttttctgtttctggtgctgtgaagcttagaggatttttactgcaattttttcacttttttagcatttgttatgatgcatacCCATGTAACAagctgttctatttcgtctagtcttagcccttaagcgagctgctattggaaagatgatctccgcatcagccaatcatgaagagctaaaatgtatgcccaccaatagtgggccacctcgtggtatataaccgcagtgaccccactgctcatctCCCTttgtctcttcatgccaagcttgagagcttcctTAAAGAGCAATATTATCCCTGGAAGAGCAAATTATCCAGAAgatgacttaccagccatgtccagtgacgccagaccctgcccgacctgccagacgggctccatttccagcggcgacctgcacgctaagtgtgaggtctgtctcggggctcaccacgctggcctggccttgaccccgcaggcctcgtgcccgttctgtgccgctctgcccgtggcagagaagattcgccgggtcgattacttcactcccgccgccgccgaagaatttccggtggctgactcgtacccgctggacaaggctttggatttcttcgacgccggtcaggagccggctggcttcaaccggctggatgacgtcgccGACAGCGAGAAGtacgacgaggcggcatccctcctagacataacggaggtcgacgagcttcgctcagcgggtccttctgctccagtggcttctcgctcctccctgccagcaataagagcactgctccaggagctcccccgccatcatttctgcagcagcagcccgcaaggggctagctttgccagaaccggccccgccCGAAGCGGATGATTCggtgggaattttcggggcaactcagacacgctgtctagaccccatctggccgcgctttcccgctgttatgagctgctggtctgctgccttctccgagcctgccgagctcaaggcgccagtctccacgtatgcgcccatcaccaaggtcgaggggttttccgaccaaggctggcagtCCGTTCCTCctctagagccggacttggcttCGCTGttgggcgccaagaaccaccttgctggcccgcgagctgttcccgcttcaaaacatgaccagctgctgacgcggctcaccgactgcgcacatcagtgtgcctttcagaccggcgctgcagggaataacatcgcccttcttgccttcggcgtctcaaagatgatggaggagctggaagctcccgaggaatcgaaagccgtcattactaagactgctgatgctatcctcagtttgtgtgctgctgtgctcaccggttctgctcgcatcgctgcctggcagaccctcatccagcgagcgatctggctcaaggccctgccctccattccggaacatctgcaaagggagatgctggtcggccccatcaccaccgatgttctgtttggtccccatcttaggggcgtcattgagagggctcagaagacggccgaaatatcggctacggtgcgagacctggtccaccctcggtcagcgtcgcactccggccgttccgccagaggatgggacgaatggcgcggaagcttcagacgcccagctgcaccgcccgctccacggatccggcctcccgcttcggctccacatcagcgggaccagcgagatggtggACAACGGTTCcgacggggccagcagacgccgtcttggcagtcccaggtgcaggagcctcgccaaaagcagccacggaagtgactctttggggggaatgtgtatgttgatgattgttctgatgttgttggttttgaaataaaacccaaaaaacgacacctaaagagcacaatcctacagtcctccgcagaatcctctgccgagttttcacacatgttccccacaccaagcactgctgcacgcatacatgttcctgcaggtagtcataatacatggccagctgtaagggtgcgctccatttgcgctccggcccaaGCATctggccaggcccaactcttcccgctctccccacaccgttgggtggggcaggatgtcaggtcgctgtctcgaccacgcgcggcagctccatccgctggcactctgtcgcccccgtgcacgggcccggctcccactcccactcgtccttcactctctgaCTCCACACTCCAcggtgcggaccagcctgttccagctgtttcacactcgccctttcgagcgcagccctccatgggtcgcccccagttctctggtacagacgacggcggtaagggcacatgcacaaccctcagacgttgttcacgtgaccgcgcacacgcgtccactgtcggaacgcgcgcacgagtggcgccgccttcgtatcatgagcaaatggatttcggacaccattcattgcggtcacacacttcgttttcaggccactccacctcccttcaacgggatcgtggagacgacgttcacatcgcaagtacagtctcaggccctagagctggagctgcgggaacttctgtccaaggacgctatttcccgagtccctcgcggagaagaactctcgggcttctactcccgctacttcgtagtacgaagaagtcgggaggaatgaggccgattctcgacctgtccctgttcaactgctccatagcagtaatgcattttcacatgttaacgatgagacaagtcctggaatacttGTGCCcctgggattggttcacgtcaatcgacctgaaagacgcatacttccacataccagtagttccaaaccaccggaagtttctgcgtttttcgttcaagggagttcaatgtcagttcaatcgcctccctttcggctactc
Encoded here:
- the LOC129163756 gene encoding extracellular calcium-sensing receptor-like; its protein translation is MIFAIEEINNSTELLPGIKLGYQIHDTCASVLVAAHAAFQLINGQDPVFHKGSNCSRSGLVMGVVGDSSSSASISISRIIGSFNVPLVSFFATCACLSDKQQFPTFFRTIPSDQFQADALAKLVKHFGWTWIGAVRSDSDYGNYGMASFLAAAQREGICVEYSVSLLRTDPLSRIQRVADVIRRSTAMVVVAFTASGDLKALLEVLARDPPPPRQWVGSEGWITDPYLMRYSFCAGAIGVAIQRSVIPGLRDFLLDLSPTEVAASSVLTEFWEDAFNCTLQKNAAPQNRECDGSEDLKMLKSPYTDTSQLRITNMVYKAVYAMAHAIHNAMCQPNNFTTKCEKDIKLELKQVLPQLQKVNFSRNGYPVSFDANGDSVAFYELVNWQKSESGVIELVTVGYYDASLPKGQEFHISRNITWMDGGTQVPVSVCSESCPPGSRKVLQKGKPICCYDCIPCPEGEISNTTDSPDCFPCPSESWPNAQRDACFPKPVEFLSYDEVLAIILAAFSISGTCLAIITAAIFFHHRTTPIVRANNSELSFLLLFSLTLCFLCSLTFIGAPSDWSCMLRHTAFGITFVLCISCVLGKTVVVLMAFKATLPGSNVMKWFGPPQQRMTVVLFTFIQVLICTLWLLLSPPFPMKNLSTYKEKIILECALGSAVGFWAVLGYIGLLAVFCFVLAVLARKLPDNFNEAKLITFSMLIFCAVWLTFIPAYVSSPGKFTVAVEIFAILASSFGLILCIFVPKCFIILFQPEKNCKKSLLDKTKCKK
- the LOC107380591 gene encoding extracellular calcium-sensing receptor — its product is MDGDFVIGGVFLLHFKMQTDIYNYTIKPDAPRCTGSLDARNLQYSRAMIFAIEELNNSTELLPGIKLGYEIHDTCASVLVAVHAAFKLLNGQGSQFYNHDNCSTSGMVMAVVGDAMSTTSISLSRVIGSFNVPLVSYYATCACLSDKQQFPTFFRTIPSDQFQADALAKLVKHFGWTWIGAVRSDSDYGNYGMASFLAAVQREGICVEYSVSLLRTDPPSKIQRVADVIRRSTAMVVLAFTTSGDLRVLLEELTREPSPPRQWIGSEGWITDPYLMTYSFFAGAIGVAFQNSVIPGLRELLLDLSPADVAASSVLTEFWENAFNCTLTKNDNPQKRNCDGTEDIKNLKNPYTDTSQLRNTNMVYKAVYAIAHAIHNAVCQETNVSTQCEKDKKVESKQILNELKKVKFSRNGYPVSFDANGDSVAFYELVNWQKSESGVIELVTVGYYDASLPKEQELQFNKKITWMHGGTQVPVSVCSESCPPGSRKVLQKGKPICCYDCITCPEGEISNTTDSPDCSPCPSELWPNAQRDACFPKPVEFLSYDEVLAIILAAFSVSGACLAIITAAIFFHHRTTPIVRANNSELSFLLLFSLTLCFLCSLTFIGAPSDWSCMLRHTAFGVIFVLCISCVLGKTVVVLMAFKATLPGSNVMKWFGPPQQRMTVVCFTFVQVLICTVWLLLSPPYPMKNLSTYKEKIILECALGSAVGFWAVLGYIGLLAVFCFVLAVLARKLPDNFNEAKLITFSMLIFCAVWLTFIPAYVSSPGKFTVAVEIFAILASSFGLILCIFAPKCLIILFQPEKNCKKSLLDKTKCKE